In one Cercospora beticola chromosome 1, complete sequence genomic region, the following are encoded:
- the MMS2 gene encoding E2 ubiquitin-conjugating protein mms2 (BUSCO:EOG09264UD3) produces the protein MATVPRNFRLLEELEKGEKGLGAEACSYGLDEGDDLLMTNWNGTILGPPHSVHENRIYSLKIVCGDKYPDEPPEVTFISKINLPCVDARTGKVNLSAIRSLSTWKRDFTMETILIEIRRFMGTPENKKIPQPPEGTNF, from the exons ATGGCGACGGTGCCTCGAAACTTCAGgctgctcgaggagctcgagaagggcGAGAAAGGACTTGGAGCGG AGGCTTGCTCATATGGTCTCGATGAAGGTGATGATCTTTTGATGACGAACTGGAATGGCACAATCCTAGGGCCTCCTCAT AGCGTGCACGAGAATCGTATCTACTCGTTGAAGATCGTCTGTGGTGACAAGTACCCAGACGAACCACCGGAGGTCACTTTCATCAGCAAAATCAACTTGCCATGCGTGGACGCACGAACGGGAAAG GTCAATCTTAGTGCGATACGCTCTTTAAGCACGTGGAAGCGTGACTTCACCATGGAGACGATCCTGATCGAGATCCGCCGATTTATGGGCACACcagagaacaagaagatACCACAGCCTCCTGAGGGCACGAACTTCTAA
- the MUS18 gene encoding UV-damage endonuclease, which produces MPPAKRKRSIDPAKALSSSEQAPRPLKRRASSRTAATSAITNPDRSADVIDAPDALRASPDSDVNTNIVPGPVKGQTNGAGGDSPLSDAPEVVEAPAPVAKKRGKSKKAAEEVVEDAVDGDVDHSKLKTPAKKGRAKKAAAEAPTADVEAPATTTKKKPIESAGDPEADGDEDADPEEIKEALSRPPPVNSDYLPLPWKGRLGYCCLNTYLRMSNPPIFSSRTCRIQSILEHRHPLQDPTQPEHATKNRPDKSKPVDVALGQRYVEELGLANVKDIIKMVRWNDRYNIKFFRLSSEMFPFASHPEYGYSLAPFASEALAEAGRVIAQLGHRVTTHPGQFTQLGSPRPSVIDNAFRDLEYHDELLSLLKLPEQMNKDAVMIMHMGGLFEGKEETLQRFRENYAKLKQSIKNRLVLENDDVIWSVHDLLPVCEELNIPLVLDYHHHNIIFDAEQIREGTKDIMDLYPRITATWTRKGIKQKMHYSEPTPQAITGRQRRKHSPRVASLPPCAPDMDLMIEAKDKEQAVFELMRIFKLPGYDTFNDILPYVRNDDNKMALQAMNRKKKKEDEPEPELIPEEDIGMGGPEGRVYWPPTMEEWLRPKKKEVKKKDPSEKAEKLKQEAAALYAAREAEKKAAREGKTVKEESEESDPEATPATKKAKAAMKKKAKSDAEKAAIKQQEAEAKAADKAALAAAKAAAKKTSKVKKEAQPVPTPSSSEDEEAPELDDEDDEPVMRKSAKTATASRPAVSRTASRRSAKSKVNYNEDEMEE; this is translated from the exons ATGCCACCAGCAaaaaggaagagatcaaTTGACCCAGCGAAGGCTCTTTCGAGCAGTGAGCAAGCACCACGGCCTCTCAAACGACGAGCTTCGTCCCGGACAGCCGCGACTTCTGCGATCACGAACCCAGATCGAAGTGCCGATGTTATCGACGCCCCAGACGCTTTGCGAGCTTCACCAGACAGCGACGTGAACACAAATATCGTACCTGGTCCTGTCAAAGGTCAGACGAATGGCGCAGGTGGAGACAGCCCGCTGAGCGATGCTCCAGAAGTAGTGGAGGCGCCGGCAcctgtggcgaagaagagaggaaaATCGAAAAAGGCTGCAGAGGAAGTGGTAGaagatgctgttgatggcGATGTCGACCATTCAAAGCTCAAGACACCAGCAAAGAAAGGTCGAGCTAAGAAAGCTGCCGCCGAGGCGCCAACAGCAGATGTTGAGGCACCAGCCACAACaaccaagaagaagcctatAGAGAGTGCTGGTGATCCTGAGGCGGATGGAGACGAAGATGCAGATCCTGAAGAGATCAAGGAGGCATTGTCTCGCCCACCTCCGGTCAACAGTGATTACCTACCATTGCCATGGAAGGGAAGGTTAGGATACTGCTGTCTCAACACGTATCTGAGGATGTCAAATCCACCGATA TTCAGCTCGCGTACTTGTCGCATACAATCTATACTTGAGCATCGCCACCCCCTGCAGGATCCAACGCAACCTGAGCATGCGACCAAGAATCGACCAGATAAAAGCAAGCCAGTAGATGTTGCTCTTGGACAGAGATACGTCGAAGAGCTAGGACTAGCAAACGTGAAGGACATCATCAAAATGGTTCGCTGGAACGATCGATATAACATCAAGTTTTTCAGGCTATCCTCGGAGATGTTTCCATTTGCATCGCACCCAGAATATGGCTACAGTCTAGCTCCATTTGCATCAGAAGCgctcgcagaagctggaCGAGTCATCGCGCAACTTGGCCACCGCGTGACAACACATCCAGGACAGTTTACACAGCTGGGGAGTCCGCGACCTTCTGTGATCGACAACGCCTTCCGAGACTTGGAATATCACGACGAATTGTTGTCACTGTTGAAGCTACCTGAGCAAATGAACAAAGACGCTGTGATGATTATGCATATGGGAGGTCTTTTCGAAGGCAAGGAGGAAACGTTACAGAGGTTCAGAGAAAACTATGCCAAGCTGAAGCAGAGTATTAAGAATCGTCTGGTGCTGGAGAACGACGATGTGATCTGGTCGGTGCATGATCTGCTTCCGGTGTGCGAGGAGTTGAACATCCCACTCGTCTT GgactaccaccaccacaatATCATTTTTGATGCCGAACAGATTCGCGAGGGCACAAAAGATATCATGGATCTCTACCCTCGGATAACTGCTACCTGGACACGCAAGGGGAtcaagcagaagatgcaTTATTCGGAGCCGACTCCTCAGGCCATTACAGGTCGACAGCGTCGCAAGCATAGTCCACGCGTAGCCTCTCTCCCACCATGTGCTCCAGACATGGACTTGATGATCGAAGCCAAGGATAAAGAGCAGGCGGTGTTTGAATTGATGCGGATATTCAAGCTGCCAGGATACGATACATTCAATGATATCTTGCCTTACGTTCGCAATGATGACAACAAGATGGCATTGCAGGCAATGAACaggaagaaaaagaaggaggatgagcCAGAACCAGAGTTGATTCCCGAAGAGGACATTGGCATGGGTGGACCAGAGGGCAGAGTATATTGGCCGCCTACAATGGAAGAATGGTTGCgcccaaagaagaaggaggtcaagaagaaggatccGAGTGAAAAGGCCGAGAAGTTGAAGCAAGAGGCAGCAGCTCTGTATGCAGCCCGAGAGGCAGAAAAGAAGGCCGCTAGAGAGGGCAAGACTGTCAAGGAGGAATCGGAAGAATCTGATCCAGAGGCTACGCCCGCAACCAAGAAAGCCAAAGCTgcaatgaagaagaaggccaaatCAGACGCCGAGAAGGCTGCAatcaagcagcaagaagcagaagccaaAGCCGCGGATAAAGCagcgcttgctgctgccaaggctgcagcgaagaagacgtcCAAAGTGAAGAAGGAGGCACAGCCGGTGCCCACGCCTAGTAGTagtgaggatgaagaggcccCTGagctcgacgacgaagacgatgagcctGTGATGAGGAAGTCAGCAAAGACAGCGACAGCATCGAGACCAGCAGTTTCGAGGACAGCGAGCAGACGATCGGCAAAGAGCAAGGTCAACTATAATGAGGATGAAATGGAGGAATGA
- a CDS encoding uncharacterized protein (BUSCO:EOG09265FGA) codes for MINAVLVFNNNGQPRLTKFYTQLDTAVQQRLISEIFTLVSARPNSACNFLPLPPLLAPASASSSSANPTEHNDAPSLVTYRHYATLYFILISTNTESPLALLDLIQVFVEALDRLFENVCELDLIFNFETLHAVLGEMIVGGVVVETGLDRVVEGVRSQGRVAKRPVNERSAGVTAGMWVGR; via the exons ATGATCAACGCGGTGCTGGTCTTCAATAACAACGGGCAACCGCGATTGACGAAGTTCTACACCCAACTT GATACAGCAGTCCAGCAGCGCTTGATCTCCGAGATCTTCACCCTCGTCTCCGCGCGTCCAAACAGCGCGTGTAATTTCCTCCCTCTACCACCGCTCCTCGCGcccgcctccgcctcttcctcttccgccaACCCCACGGAGCACAATGACGCTCCATCGCTCGTGACCTACCGCCACTACGCGACACTCTACTTCATCCTCATATCCACGAACACCGAGTCTCCGCTAGCATTGCTCGATTTGATCCAGGTCTTTGTGGAAGCGCTAGATCGACTGTTCGAGAATGTCTGCGAATTGGATCTCATTTTCAACTTCGAGACGCTACATGCTGTACTGGGGGAGATGATAGTtggtggtgtggtggtggagacGGGGCTGGACAGAGTTGTAGAAGGGGTCAGGAGTCAGGGACGTGTTGCGAAGAGACCGGTGAATGAGAGATCAGCAGGAGTTACAGCTGGTATGTGGGTTGGGAGATGA